In Gammaproteobacteria bacterium (ex Lamellibrachia satsuma), a single genomic region encodes these proteins:
- a CDS encoding acyl-CoA thioesterase: MKKIEYCKPIYTYEIDAGQHASNIAYIQWMEVARLKLLEEVGLPIHEIKEKGFVPALVRTEINYKKPLIIGDKVRVVLWLSELRSVSANMCFEFYNQHNELVATGEQAGLFIGLEKQRPHKLSEQDRKRFEPYVGEASE, encoded by the coding sequence ATGAAAAAGATCGAATACTGCAAGCCGATCTACACGTATGAAATCGATGCCGGACAGCACGCAAGCAACATCGCGTACATTCAATGGATGGAAGTCGCTCGTCTCAAGTTGTTGGAGGAAGTCGGCTTACCGATCCATGAGATCAAGGAGAAAGGATTTGTACCGGCCCTAGTTCGAACGGAAATCAACTACAAAAAGCCGTTGATTATTGGAGATAAGGTTAGGGTTGTACTGTGGTTGTCCGAGTTGAGAAGCGTATCCGCGAATATGTGCTTCGAGTTCTACAACCAGCACAATGAACTGGTGGCAACGGGTGAGCAGGCCGGGCTGTTTATTGGCTTAGAAAAGCAGCGGCCGCACAAGCTGTCGGAACAAGATCGAAAGCGTTTTGAACCGTACGTGGGTGAGGCATCAGAGTGA
- a CDS encoding SnoaL-like domain-containing protein — translation MASTKKESICKLLKGIETGDPESVSVVNEAKYIQHNPQTHEGSEGLATLFKRLSKTSPRVNIVRVFEDGDFVFAHTEYDFAERNIGFEIFRFENGQTVEHWDNIQKRKGPNVSGHSMVDGVNEVKDLSKTEGNRKVIQSFVEDILIKRDMTKFYNYIHRENYTEHNPDIGDNLIELQSILSGGKSNNNDFISSQYKKCHRFLAEGNFVLSVCEGHSNKLHSSFFDLYRLEEGKIVEHWDTIEEIIPCSKWKNNNGKF, via the coding sequence ATGGCATCAACTAAAAAAGAGAGTATATGCAAATTGTTGAAAGGTATCGAAACTGGTGATCCAGAATCGGTATCAGTTGTTAATGAAGCTAAATATATTCAACATAACCCACAAACACATGAAGGAAGTGAAGGTTTAGCTACTTTATTTAAACGTTTATCTAAGACATCACCACGAGTAAACATTGTTAGAGTATTTGAAGATGGTGATTTTGTTTTTGCTCACACTGAGTATGATTTTGCTGAAAGGAATATAGGCTTTGAAATATTTCGTTTTGAAAACGGGCAGACTGTAGAGCATTGGGATAACATTCAGAAAAGAAAGGGTCCTAATGTTTCAGGTCACTCAATGGTTGATGGCGTTAACGAAGTAAAAGATCTCTCTAAAACAGAAGGGAATCGAAAGGTCATTCAATCCTTTGTCGAAGATATACTGATTAAAAGGGATATGACTAAATTTTATAATTATATTCATCGAGAAAACTACACTGAGCACAATCCAGATATAGGCGATAATTTGATAGAATTACAAAGTATTCTGTCTGGTGGTAAAAGTAATAATAATGACTTTATTTCTAGTCAGTATAAAAAATGTCATCGATTCTTAGCAGAAGGAAATTTCGTTCTCTCCGTATGTGAAGGGCACTCCAATAAACTTCATTCATCCTTCTTTGATCTTTATCGCCTTGAAGAAGGGAAGATTGTAGAACACTGGGATACAATAGAAGAAATTATCCCATGTAGTAAATGGAAAAATAATAACGGTAAATTCTAA
- the ltrA gene encoding group II intron reverse transcriptase/maturase, protein MQQPALNENLLERVLSPENLHAAWKQVRRNKGAPGVDEVTIEDYPQWARQHWIATRRALERGYYVPQPVKCVEIPKPNGGSRLLGIPSVNDRVIQQAIAQVLQPIIDPTFSDSSHGFRPGRNAHGAVRQIKACIEEGYRVAVDVDLSKFFDRVDHDILMARLSRHIQDKRLLKLIGRYLRAGVVIDDNLHPTPEGVPQGGPLSPLLANVVLDDLDKLLESRGVRFARYADDFVISVKSTSAGFRMMEWLKRFLTTKLKLVINEEKSKVVKTNDLHFLGFTFRGKKIRWSDKALSDFKRNIRRLTKRSWGISMQRRYRELRFYIRGWINYFGLSEYYRPLPGLDEWIRRRIRMCYLKQWRKPRTRIRNLIRLGTRSRTAVCLWLSSKGPYRLARTLATQSGMTLKWLEKQGLVSVRELWIKFHYA, encoded by the coding sequence ATGCAGCAACCAGCCTTGAACGAAAATCTACTGGAACGGGTATTGTCCCCGGAAAACCTCCACGCCGCATGGAAGCAGGTGCGGAGGAACAAAGGGGCTCCCGGTGTTGATGAGGTTACCATTGAGGATTACCCTCAATGGGCCAGACAACACTGGATCGCGACCCGTCGAGCCCTGGAACGTGGCTACTATGTCCCACAGCCGGTAAAATGCGTAGAGATCCCCAAGCCAAATGGCGGTAGCCGACTGCTGGGTATTCCGAGCGTAAATGACCGTGTGATACAGCAGGCTATTGCCCAGGTGTTACAACCGATTATCGATCCCACCTTCTCTGATTCCAGCCATGGTTTCCGGCCTGGGCGTAACGCCCACGGTGCAGTGAGACAGATCAAGGCCTGTATTGAAGAGGGGTATCGTGTTGCCGTGGATGTCGATCTCTCTAAGTTCTTTGACAGAGTGGACCACGACATCCTCATGGCTCGGCTATCCCGGCATATCCAAGATAAACGCCTACTCAAATTGATTGGGCGTTATCTACGTGCCGGTGTAGTGATCGATGACAATCTCCATCCCACACCAGAAGGGGTTCCGCAAGGAGGTCCGCTTTCACCGTTGCTGGCCAACGTGGTGTTGGATGATCTGGATAAACTCCTGGAATCACGCGGAGTGCGTTTTGCCCGCTATGCTGATGACTTCGTCATCAGCGTAAAGTCGACATCGGCAGGATTCCGTATGATGGAATGGTTGAAGCGTTTTCTGACTACCAAACTAAAGCTGGTGATCAATGAGGAGAAGAGTAAGGTGGTGAAAACCAACGACCTCCACTTCCTTGGCTTTACCTTCCGAGGGAAGAAGATTCGGTGGAGTGACAAAGCGCTGAGTGACTTCAAGCGAAACATTCGTCGATTGACGAAACGTTCCTGGGGAATCTCAATGCAACGTCGCTACCGCGAACTTCGTTTCTATATCCGGGGGTGGATCAACTACTTCGGTCTTTCAGAATATTATCGGCCCTTACCGGGGCTGGATGAATGGATACGGCGACGCATACGCATGTGCTATCTGAAGCAGTGGCGTAAACCGCGCACTCGTATCCGCAATCTAATCCGGCTGGGCACCAGGTCACGAACAGCTGTGTGTCTTTGGTTAAGCTCTAAAGGCCCTTACCGTTTAGCCAGAACGCTGGCGACACAATCTGGAATGACCCTTAAGTGGTTGGAGAAACAGGGTCTCGTCTCTGTGAGAGAACTATGGATTAAGTTTCACTATGCCTGA